Sequence from the Actinomycetota bacterium genome:
CCCCGTTGAGCCGTTTACATCGCGCCTTCCTCCTCGCCGGCCTCGCTCTGGTGGCTGTTTCGCTTTGGCCGGCATTCGGAAACCGGGCCGCGGCCCAAACCTCCCCCACCCTCTGCTTCGGCGAAACCGCCACCATCACCGGAACCGGCGGTGCCGACAACCTCACCGGCACCGGCGGCGACGACGTGATCGTGGGCCTCGGTGGATCCGACAAGATCGACGGCCGCGGCGGCCACGACCTCATCTGCGGCGGGGCCGGGCACGACTCGATCACCGGCGGCGACGGCGACGACAAGATCGACGGCGGCAGCGGGGACGATACGATCTCCGGGGGCGGCGGCAAAGACCGCATCTTCGGCGGCCCGGGCGACGACTCTTTGAGCGGCAACGCCGGGGACGACCAGTTGTTCGGCGAAGGCGGAGCCGACTCCATGAACGGAGGCGCAGGCTCCGACAACTGCTTCATCGAATCCGGCGCCGACAACGGCTCGGGCTGCGAAACCGACCTGCCTCCCAACCAGGCCCCCACCGACATCCTTCTGGCCGGCGCCACGATTCCGGAGAACGAACCCGCCGGAACCTCGGTCGGAACCCTGGCGGCGGTCGACCCGGATGCGGGCGACACCCACACATTCACCGTAGTCGCCGCGTCGGGCACCGACTTCGCCTCGTTCGCCGTCTCGGGCAACTCGCTGAACTCCGCGGCCGCCTTCGACTTCGAGACCAAGTCGAGCTACACGGTCACGATCGAAGTCTCGGACGGACTGGCCACGTTCCAGAAGACTTTCACCATCACGGTCACCGACGCCGACGACCCTCCGGT
This genomic interval carries:
- a CDS encoding Ig-like domain-containing protein, which gives rise to MAVSLWPAFGNRAAAQTSPTLCFGETATITGTGGADNLTGTGGDDVIVGLGGSDKIDGRGGHDLICGGAGHDSITGGDGDDKIDGGSGDDTISGGGGKDRIFGGPGDDSLSGNAGDDQLFGEGGADSMNGGAGSDNCFIESGADNGSGCETDLPPNQAPTDILLAGATIPENEPAGTSVGTLAAVDPDAGDTHTFTVVAASGTDFASFAVSGNSLNSAAAFDFETKSSYTVTIEVSDGLATFQKTFTITVTDADDPPVAAGDSATVPEDSAANGIDVLANDTDVDGGPLNVQSVTQPANGTVVNNGTDVGYTPNADYCNNPTGSGDTFTYTLNGGSTATVSVAVTCADDPPVAVDDPAGVSEDSESNNIDVRANDTDIDGGPLNVESATDPANGTVDVSAGGLTYTPDADYCNSPPGTTPDTFSYTLNGGSTATVSVAVTCAD